A single Saccopteryx bilineata isolate mSacBil1 chromosome 9, mSacBil1_pri_phased_curated, whole genome shotgun sequence DNA region contains:
- the LOC136313629 gene encoding LOW QUALITY PROTEIN: lipase member J-like (The sequence of the model RefSeq protein was modified relative to this genomic sequence to represent the inferred CDS: inserted 1 base in 1 codon; substituted 1 base at 1 genomic stop codon), with protein FFALAPVFFIRNLKISLIKVAYKWKXFLPNTSFRRMIVSKLCPLKIFDKIYCNIFFMMCGCDLKNXNMVRMDTYMSPNPAGTSAQNILHWSQLFNSSYLKAFDWGNPALDLVHFNQTTAPLNNVRNINVLIATWNGESDLLADPEDVDILLSEVRNHIYHKTISYYNHIDFLFGLDVYHQVYREIVDIIQGNH; from the exons ttttttgccttaGCACCTGTTTTTTTCATTAGAAacctaaaaatatctttaattaaaGTAGCATACAAGTGGA ACTTCTTACCTAATACCTCATTTAGAAGAATGATTGTTTCAAAGCTATGTCCACTAAAGATTTTTGATAAGATTTATTGTAACATCTTCTTTATGATGTGTGGGTGTGACCTGAAGAATTGAAATATGGTGAGAA TGGATACTTATATGTCACCTAACCCAGCAGGAACTTCTGCTCAAAATATACTCCACTGGAGTCAG ctttttaATTCTAGTTACTTGAAAGCTTTTGATTGGGGCAATCCTGCTCTGGACTTGGTTCATTTTAATCAG ACAACTGCTCCATTGAACAATGTGAGAAACATAAATGTGTTAATTGCAACTTGGAATGGGGAAAGTGACTTGTTAGCTGATCCTGAAGACGTTGATATTTTACTTTCTGAAGTCAGAAACCATATTTATCATAAAACTATTTCTTACTACAATCATATAGACTTTTTGTTTGGCTTAGATGTATATCATCAAGTTTACCGTGAAATCGTTGATATTATCCAAGGCAATCATTAG